The following coding sequences are from one Rhipicephalus microplus isolate Deutch F79 chromosome 3, USDA_Rmic, whole genome shotgun sequence window:
- the LOC119170606 gene encoding uncharacterized protein LOC119170606: protein MILLFAALLFAVPPPIGLAPTGSKPPGVLWYGYSVRTGAADIQVDDVAQVAPPNSRTTRYTSAIAHGGALSRVDVALGTPHGSVVYYNDNPPADVAARLFSPNYSGGVPQLVPFPQGYVQSFGPDGPPVPTQRFIGQVDHSERPLSISSLGPRIGARALASVPLVAQGAEDRPPHQPPFSAIVRSRPVLSQPLGPIVQSGSPLHSPHQNQPLFTTNKAAVITLVVTPGSSPALGTTQGVEAAEVINARPTQPQLHAPFPTAEQEIPSSVSSDERELKSSGKLPESDVQDSRVNYEEEQNVKHLSGNHDQLSSTVASVGLQTSQSQDTSSVVKNQIKTPVVLNNGRGQYDFRGYEQFKGQPGAEETPEAPEDSRTSKKYRHNFRVS, encoded by the coding sequence gCGCTGCTCTTCGCGGTGCCGCCGCCCATTGGCCTGGCGCCTACGGGCTCCAAGCCACCTGGCGTGCTCTGGTACGGCTACAGTGTTCGTACTGGTGCTGCTGACATACAAGTAGACGACGTGGCCCAAGTGGCGCCTCCGAACAGCAGGACCACGCGCTACACTAGTGCCATCGCTCATGGCGGTGCCCTTTCTCGGGTGGACGTCGCACTGGGAACTCCTCACGGTAGCGTTGTCTACTACAACGACAACCCTCCCGCCGATGTGGCGGCGAGATTATTCAGCCCGAACTATTCCGGTGGTGTACCACAACTTGTGCCATTTCCACAAGGCTACGTGCAGTCGTTCGGCCCGGACGGTCCACCGGTGCCGACGCAACGTTTCATCGGTCAAGTAGACCACTCTGAGCGGCCACTCTCAATCTCTAGTCTCGGACCCCGGATTGGTGCTCGTGCCCTGGCCTCAGTCCCACTCGTTGCGCAGGGTGCAGAGGATAGACCGCCGCATCAGCCACCATTCTCAGCCATTGTGAGATCGCGACCCGTGCTGTCCCAACCATTGGGACCAATTGTTCAGTCGGGCTCCCCGCTGCATTCACCACACCAAAATCAGCCTCTGTTCACCACAAATAAAGCTGCTGTCATCACGTTAGTCGTTACACCTGGCTCCTCACCTGCACTTGGGACAACTCAGGGAGTGGAAGCGGCTGAGGTGATCAACGCACGCCCGACACAACCTCAGTTGCATGCGCCTTTCCCGACTGCTGAGCAGGAAATCCCAAGTTCTGTCTCATCAGACGAACGTGAGCTAAAATCCAGTGGCAAATTACCGGAAAGCGACGTCCAGGATTCTAGAGTAAACTACGAAGAAGAACAAAACGTTAAGCATCTCAGTGGAAATCACGACCAATTGTCATCCACTGTTGCGTCCGTTGGCTTACAGACATCTCAGAGTCAAGACACGTCTTCCGTGGTAAAGAATCAAATCAAGACCCCCGTCGTTCTGAACAACGGCAGGGGTCAGTATGATTTTCGTGGCTACGAACAGTTCAAAGGTCAACCCGGCGCCGAGGAGACCCCAGAGGCGCCGGAAGATTCGCGTACGAGTAAAAAATACCGACACAACTTCCGAGTATCCTAG